One Phalacrocorax aristotelis chromosome 12, bGulAri2.1, whole genome shotgun sequence DNA window includes the following coding sequences:
- the EEF1AKMT2 gene encoding EEF1A lysine methyltransferase 2 isoform X1: MAAAGERAGRPAGPGPGPGGGEEPFGPSVLGTREHWDAAYERELQTFQDIGDAGEIWFGEESMVRIIRWLEKQKIPLDSSVLDIGTGNGVLLIELAKSGYRNLTGIDYSPSAIQLSEKVREKEGMSNIKLKVEDFLAPSAELSGFEICIDKGTFDAISLNPDNAEGKRKQYVRSLRSMLKPEGFFLVTSCNWTKEELLYEFREGFEILEELPTPKFCFGGRIGNSVTALVFQRKKARSSILDKLD; the protein is encoded by the exons atggcggcggcgggggagagGGCCGGgcgccccgcggggccgggcccgggcccgggcggTGGGGAGGAGCCGTTCGGCCCCTCGGTGCTGGGTACCAGAGAGCA CTGGGATGCCGCGTACGAAAGAGAACTGCAAACTTTTCAGGATATTGGAGATGCTGGGGAAATTTG GTTTGGAGAAGAAAGTATGGTTCGCATAATCAGATggttggaaaaacaaaagattCCCCTTGACAGCTCTGTGCTTGACATTGGAACTGGAAACGGTGTTTTACTGATTGAATTG GCAAAGTCTGGCTACAGGAACCTCACTGGGATTGATTACTCTCCTTCTGCAAtacagctttcagaaaaagtaagggagaaagaagggatGTCTAACATTAAATTAAAG GTGGAAGACTTCCTGGCTCCATCAGCTGAGCTGTCAGGATTTGAGATTTGCATTGACAAGGGGACTTTTGATGCCATAAGCCTTAATCCTGATAACGCggagggaaagaggaagcaGTACGTGAGATCTCTCCGCAGCATGTTGAAACCAGAGGGCTTTTTCCTCGTAACATCTTGCAACTGGACCAAGGAGGAGCTGTTGTACGAGTTCAGAGAAG GGTTTGAAATTCTGGAGGAGCTGCCAACACCCAAGTTTTGCTTTGGAGGAAGAATTGGAAACAGTGTAACAGCATTGgttttccaaaggaagaaaGCGAGGTCATCCATCTTGGACAAATTAGATTAG
- the EEF1AKMT2 gene encoding EEF1A lysine methyltransferase 2 isoform X2, with amino-acid sequence MRPCKTGEVARGSWDAAYERELQTFQDIGDAGEIWFGEESMVRIIRWLEKQKIPLDSSVLDIGTGNGVLLIELAKSGYRNLTGIDYSPSAIQLSEKVREKEGMSNIKLKVEDFLAPSAELSGFEICIDKGTFDAISLNPDNAEGKRKQYVRSLRSMLKPEGFFLVTSCNWTKEELLYEFREGFEILEELPTPKFCFGGRIGNSVTALVFQRKKARSSILDKLD; translated from the exons ATGAGGCCGTGCAAAACCGGTGAAGTGGCGCGAGGGAG CTGGGATGCCGCGTACGAAAGAGAACTGCAAACTTTTCAGGATATTGGAGATGCTGGGGAAATTTG GTTTGGAGAAGAAAGTATGGTTCGCATAATCAGATggttggaaaaacaaaagattCCCCTTGACAGCTCTGTGCTTGACATTGGAACTGGAAACGGTGTTTTACTGATTGAATTG GCAAAGTCTGGCTACAGGAACCTCACTGGGATTGATTACTCTCCTTCTGCAAtacagctttcagaaaaagtaagggagaaagaagggatGTCTAACATTAAATTAAAG GTGGAAGACTTCCTGGCTCCATCAGCTGAGCTGTCAGGATTTGAGATTTGCATTGACAAGGGGACTTTTGATGCCATAAGCCTTAATCCTGATAACGCggagggaaagaggaagcaGTACGTGAGATCTCTCCGCAGCATGTTGAAACCAGAGGGCTTTTTCCTCGTAACATCTTGCAACTGGACCAAGGAGGAGCTGTTGTACGAGTTCAGAGAAG GGTTTGAAATTCTGGAGGAGCTGCCAACACCCAAGTTTTGCTTTGGAGGAAGAATTGGAAACAGTGTAACAGCATTGgttttccaaaggaagaaaGCGAGGTCATCCATCTTGGACAAATTAGATTAG